The sequence below is a genomic window from Actinomycetota bacterium.
GGAGAAAAGAGGCTGCTGGATGAAGAAGATTTATCTCAATAAGTCAGTATATGAATTAACCGAAGAATTTCCCGAGCTTATAGATATATTAAAGGAGATGGGCTTTCTGGGAGTTTCAAATCCAGTGGTGAGAAACACCTTAGGCCGAAAAATGACCATACCGGAGGGCAGCAAAAAACAGGGTAAGAGCCTGGAGGAAGTATTGCAGGCTTTAAGGGGAAAGGGTTTCGAGGCAATAAATCCATAATAGAAATATTTTTAAGCTATCTAAACTAAAACAGAAAATATAAAGGTTCTACCTGGTCAAATCACAGCTGGAGCTATTTTAATTGAGGTATTTTAAAAAATTAATAATTTATCATTAATTTATCAACAGCCAGCCAGGCGGTTTTTATGGATATGAATGAAAAGAAGAAAAAAATAACGGAAAGAATTAATCAACTTCCCCCGGGCAGTGTTTCCCCCTCCCGTAAATATTGGTGTGCTACCTGCAAAAAGTTTTTTAACATGGACCAGCCAGTATGCCCTTTTATGACTAAGATGTGTGTCAACACCCCTATTGCTATTGAGAACCTTAACCCTGAATCCAGTGAAGGTATTGAAAAAATAGGTTTGTTCTACCCTAAGTTTACTCAAAAAATGCTGTCAGCAGCTATAAAAGAATATCCAGAAACAGGGAGACAAATAGCAGAAGAGTATTTAAGGTTTTTAAAGGACTGGAAAATAAAATACAAGCAGCAGCCCCTGCAAACAATTAAAAGTTTCTTGATTATTGTCAGCGGGGCTGAAACTGCCCAGAGGGTAAACGAAGAGGAAGTGACCTTTGTGTTTTTGGATGTAGGCAAAAACTGGGATCAGGAAAAGCTATTCAGTCTGGTATCTGCAGCTTTGCCGGTTTTAATTAAAGAGCTGGATATAAAGCAAAGGATTAAGCTGGATGCTATGGACATTCTGGGAGAGAGACCTATGGGAAAATATTATTGTCCCGCCTGTAAGATGTTCTTTGAATTTGGCATGGAAAGAGACAAGGTAACCTGCCCCCTGATGGCCCAAAAATGCATGTTTACTCCTACCAATATAGAAAGCTCAAATTACTCGGCTCAAGACCTGATAAGGCTCTACCAAATAAATCCGGATATATTCAAACGTTTTATGAATATTATAAATCCGGAGCCAGGCCAAATAAAGAATTACCTAAAAGATATACTGGAGAAGGAATGGAATCTAATGCTAAGTGCAGAAGAGTTGGATCAGCTGTCTGAAATATTAGGGGCATAGCATTATTACCGCAATACCAATCATAAGAAATGATAGCCAATCCAGAGCCGGCCAAGCCCCATAATCATGCTAAACACCTTGTAATTTTAGCTAAGTTACAGTTAAAATCTTAAAGTATAGCTATTGCCAATGAAGGGGGCCAGTATTGAAATGGAACTAAAAGATCTTGGTTTTGACTTTGGATTTTATCAGCCGTACCTATCAGGCCGAAGCGAATTGGAGGCAGCCAGAGTTATGTCTGTGGCCAAGAACAGCTATACCGTACTGGGTGAAAGAACGGAGGTTATGGCTGAATTATCAGGCAAGCTGCTATATGGCTGCAGTTCCCATGACGAGTATCCCACAGTAGGGGATTGGGTGGAGGTTGGATATTTTAATGATGGTATTCTGGCTATAATCCACCAAGTATTGCCCAGAAAGTCAATACTAAAAAGAAAGATGGCTGGAGGCAAAGTAGAATACCAGCTCATTGCAGCTAACCTGGACACCGCATTTATTATCCAGTCCCTTGACCGGGATTTTAATATAGCCCGGTTGGAAAGGTATCTTACCATGGTTAATGAAGCGGATATAAATCCGGTAGTACTGTTCAGTAAATCAGACCTGGTTTCAGCCCAGGACTTAACCAGCATGATATTTAGTATCAAAAACATAGGCCATGAATACCACATGATTCCGTTCAGCAACAATACTGGTGCCGGGTTAGACCAAATAAAAGCTATCATTGAGCCTAAAAAAACTTATTGCCTTTTAGGGTCATCAGGGGTGGGCAAGACTACACTTATAAATAATTTAATAGGCAGCAACCAGTATTTAACTAAACATGTGCGTGAAAAAGATGGAAAAGGGAAGCATGCCACCACCCGAAGGCAATTGGTGGTTTTAGAAGGAGGAGGACTGCTGATTGATACTCCGGGCATGAGAGAGCTGGGCAGCATAGATGCAGACTCTGGCCTGAGTGATACTTTCAGGCATGTATTATCCGTGGCAGAAAATTGCCGGTTTAAGGATTGCACCCATACCAATGAACCAGGGTGTGCTATTTTGGAGGCTTTGGGTGATGGCAGTTTAGATAAAAAACATTTTAATCATTATTTAAAGCTGAACCAGGAAATACAATACAATAAAATGAGCTATACCGAAAAAAGAAGGAAAGAAAGAAAATTCGGTAAGATGTGTAAACAAATAATGAAGCATAACAAGAAATTATGATATTGTGATCATCAATTTATCCACAGTGCCCGTTGTTTAGGGCTTTTTATATTTAACTAAAGTGCTATAATGTTATCCCAAAATACTAACCGCCTGCCAAGAAAGAAGCACATTGGAAAATATACCGGAATTGGATAAGAAAAAATATTGGCTGCTGTTATGGGGCTTGCTGATAGGAGTAGCTTTTGATATATTTTTTTACGGTAAAACTCTGGGGGTCTCCTACCCCTTATTCATATTGCTAGTACTGTCTGTAACTGCTTTAGTATTTTGCCGAACCTATGACCTTTTAAATAACTGGGCCTGGCTATGGGCGGTGCCCATACTGGCACTCTCTGCCACCTTCGCCTTGTATTCCAACCAGGTATTGAAAGTATTAAATTTCTTGATCATACCTTATCTGCTGATAATGATGATATCCGTTATTTCCGGAACCAACAGATCTGATTGGTCTGATTTAAGGTTTCTAGCTGATATGGCTATCAGGGTATTTATGCCTATCAGGTATATCAATATGCCCTTTATCACTCTATTTAACATGCAGGGCCATAGCCAGGAAAATAAAAGGAAAATATTCCCCCGGGTGGCCATAGGTGTATTGATATCCATCCCCATACTGGCTCTGGTAATATGGCTGTTATCTTCAGCAGATATAATATTTAAGGGTATCTTTGCCAATATACATTTTTCCAGGATAATAAAGCATTTCCTGCTTATACTGGCTATAACCGTATATGCCATTTGTTTCTACTGGGCACTGCTCAAGGATTTTGATGGTAAGGATAGGTCTAAATACGGGAAGATAAACTGGAAGAAATTCATTGACCCGGTAATATTAATGACTGTGCTGGGCCTCCTGAATATTGTATTGGGGGTGTTTTCAGCTATTCAGTTTAAATACCTGTTCGGGGGCCAGCAATATATTCAGCCTTCGGGTTTTACCTATGCTGAATATGCCCGCAGGGGCTTTTTTGAACTGGTGGCAGTAGCAGTAATTAACTTTCTTATAATTCTAATAGCCGTCTCCTTCTTAAAGAAAGAAAGCAAAAAAAGCAGTATTGCCGGCAAGGTTCTGCTGTCATTATTGGTGGTGTTTACCTTTGTTATGCTGTCCTCAGCTTTTTACCGGATGTTTCTATATGAGCAGGCTTATGGTTTTACCTATTTACGGATTTTTGTGCAGGCCTTTATGGTTTTACTGTTTTTCCTCTTTATCATCAACCTGGTTTTTATCTGGCATGAACCAATAGCTTTAATAAAAGCCTATTTCATAACTACCCTGGTTGTTTATATTGCCTTAAATTTTGCCAATGTGGATGCCATTATTGCACAAAACAATATTACCAGATACCAGGCAACAGGGCAGATAGATACCGAATACCTTAGAGGCTTATCTTATGATGCTGTTCCCTACCTGGAAGGCCTATTGGATGACGAACAAGCTGGAACAGAGATACAGGACTATTTTAACCAGAAACATGAAGATTTAAAGGCACAGGATGTATGGCAGAGCTTAAATTATTCCCGGTTCAGGGCATCCAATATAATTGGCAGGCATGTAAAATAACTGGGCCGGGCTGGCTGCGGACTGTGAATATACTTAGTTGGGTTTTGAGTATCAATAATCATATAACCTGGCTTGCTTGAAGAATTTAATGAATTATTATTTTAAACAGCTTTATTGCTAGCATTAAGTTTAGCATTTTGATTATTACTCCAAGATTTTAGATTTCTTCTCTACTGCTGCCAAACTAAAATTTGTCCATCTCTTTCTACTGTAAAACGGCAGCTAATAAAGGTAAAATAATTGCTAAAAAGGAGTAAATGCTGAGCTATATATTTATATGCCTGACAGCACTGGCGGTATCTGCACTAACCCTGTTTTCAGGTTTTGGGCTGGGAACCCTGCTGATGCCTGCCTTTGCCTTGTTTTTCCCATTACCCCTGGCTATAGCTGCTACCGCTGTAGTTCATCTGGCTAATAATATTTTTAAAGTAGTCCTGGTGGGTAAGAAAGCAGACTGGAAGGTAGTCCTAAAATTTGCATTGCCGGGAGCCGCTGCCGCTATGCTGGGGGCCTGGCTGCTAAACCGGTGGTCCAATCTTCCCCCTCTATTATCATACACCTTAGGCAACAACGTTTACGAAATGGGTTTAATAAAGGCGGTAGTGGGACTGCTGCTTATAGGGTTTGCTTTACTGGATATTATACCCAAGTTTAAAAATATCTCTTTTGGTAGGAAATACCTTTCCCTGGGTGGTTTTATTTCCGGTTTCATGGGAGGCCTGACTGGAATACAAGGCGCGCTGAGATCAGCATTTCTAATAAAAACCGGTCTAAGCAAGGAGGCTTTTATTGGCACCGGAACTGTTTCTGCAGTAATTGTAGATATAGCCAGGCTTATAGTATATGGTTTTGCATTTTACACCATGCAATTTGAAGCTATATCCAATAATCTTTATGGGCTGGTGGCAGCAGCTGCGGCTGCTGCTTTTATCGGATCTTTTATAGGGGTGCGCCTGGTAAAGAAGGTTACTTTCCGAGTAATACAGCTAATAGTAGGATCTATGATCATACTAGTAGGTATAGGTATAATTTTGGGTTTGATATAGGTAATTAAAGTAAGTAAAGCTAAAACCCGGGTTGTAAATTATTCAGGTACTTCGTTTAGGCAGCAATAAGGCCTACGCAGCCAGGCCTTATTGCTGTCATGTATTACCTGTAGGATTCACCTTCCACTTTCATCAGGGGGAAGGGGCCTTCACAGGGGAAATCGGTGAACTGTTTCCCCATTTCTGCTACCAGTTTACCTAGTGAATCAGCATCCTTGGCATCATACTCACAGAAGATTTTCACTACATCTCCCTTATCGTCTAACTGTATCCAGCTGCTGACCCAATAGGCATTGGCATCAGACAGGCTTTTAGCCACTTTGGCTACCTGTTCGGCCTGAGCTATCGGGATAGGTGAAGGTAGTGCATGGATTAGTAGTTGCTTTGCCATTTTCGCCTCCTTTCCATATGTTTAGGGTATAAAATAAAAAACCGGCCTCTTTAGCCGGTTTCGCTATTAGCTAAGCTTTTCTATACCAAAGGCGACCAACAATAGCAGGGAAAGCATAAACGCTTCCAAATGAATATTCTATTTAATTATGTAATTGTTATTATAAATAATTTTACTACTACAAAATAAAAAAGTTAACTATTTTTAAAAGATATTACACGCACTGGCATTACTGTCTCTTAAACACATAAATAGCCCAATTTACAGTATCCCGCCCATAGGACAGGTATTCATATTTGGTTTTACTTAACTTTTCTGTTAGCTCTGCATTATCTTTGTCATCAGGGTTAGATTCCATGTAATCAATGGTGGACCACCATTGTAATGTTTCGTAATGATCCCAGTCATCTTTATTGCTTACCATCGTATATATACAGGCTAGGCCCTGCTTTTGGGCAGATTCAATATTACCCAAATGGGTGCTAATGTCTTCCTTGCCAAGACCGCTTTGCTTAAGATACTGAGGATCAGGCTCCTGCAGCCAATAAGGCTCGCCTATCAAGATCAGCCCTTTGGGCCTGGTCATCTTTTTTAAGGCAGTTATGGTGTTTGCCAAACCGCCATAAGCAAAGCTGGCCCCAATACAGGCAGTAAGGCCAAATAATTCATTTGCTTCATTACTGTAGCTGGCACCCTCCATTTCTAAAAATTCTATATCAGCCGAAGGTACCCTAGCCTCTTTCTTCTGCCTGCAGTCTTTTATAAAATAGGGGGAAGCATCTATGCCTATCCCGGAGATACCATACATTTCTGCCAGTCTTATTAATACCTCTCCCTTGCCGCAGCCGATATCTAAAACCCTGCTGCCAGGCTTTAAATCCAGTAATTTCAGCAGCTTATCCAGCTTATAGCCGTACATAGGGTTACAAATGTCATGCTTGTGGTGAGTAATAGCATAATATTTCCATATATCCATTTTTTATCTCCTTTTTAATTTAGCTAAACTAATTTTATAATAAAGCCAAATCCGGGCTTTGAAAATATAAAACCATTAAATTTTAGGTAAAAATAATTTACAATTATTATCAGGAAAAAACCTGGGTATTTAATGCTTATGGCTATTAACAGAAATAATGAATATTTAAGTTCTGCTGCTTGTGTTTCCCTTACCGGGTGCAGGGCCCTGGTTACCGGGGCTGCTTCAGGAATAGGGGAGGCTATCTGCTGCCGGTTTGCCCGTTCAGGGGCAGATCTTTTGATGATAGATATTAACCAAAAAGGCCTGGAAAAAGTTAAGGCCAGTTTAAGCTCCTGTGAGGTAGAAATAGAAACCCATGTCCTGGATCTTTCCCGCAAGGCAGCTATTGATGATTTTTGGGAAAGCAGGAAAAACCATAAACCCAATATACTGGTTAATAACTCCGGCATCTATCCTGCTAAAAGATACCTGGATGTTGACCAGGAATTTTACCAGCAGATTCTAAATGTAAACCTCTCCTCTGCTTTCTGGATGTGCCAGGACTTTATAAAGGCCAGGGAAAACAGGGGAGGCATAATTGTCAATGTCTCTTCTATTGAAGCGGTAACCCCCTTTAAGGAAGATATGGTTCATTACAGCGTAAGCAAATCAGGAGTTTATGCCCTGACCCGGTCCCTGGCCCATGATTATGGCAAGCGGGGTTTTAGGGTAAATGGGATTGTTCCCGGTGTCATTAAGACTCCCGGCATTTACCAACAGGCTAAGGCAGCATTAAAAAAGATGAACCTGGGCTTGCTTAAATCAGGCTTTAAATACAAAAGCAGGCTGGCAGTAGGCCGGTTGGGCCAGCCAGATGAAATAGCCAAAGTGGTATTGTTTTTATGCAGTGACCTGGCCAGCTATGTCCAGGGAGCCATGATACCGGTAGACGGAGGCTTTTTAAGCTCTTGATTTAAAACACCTTAATATTTAAACTTTTCAGGATAGCAAGCCTTCATGGTCTTTACTATAGCTTCCGGTATGCCGCCCCGGCCATATCCCAGTTTCTTAATAGAGGGCTCAGGATCAAAATAGAGATAATCAGTCATAATGTCTTTCATCAGAAACCTGGCATCCAGCCCGCCTTCCAGGCCATTCTTTTTAAAACCCCTTTCTATCATTGCCCCTGCCTGGACAGCCAGGAACCTGGGTATGTTTACTATCTTCTTCTTTTCCCCTATAGCGGACATCATCATTTGAAGCATTTGGTTAAAGGTATGGTTTTCATCTCCAATAGGGTACCTGGCACCGTGTTCCCCTTTTTCCAGTGCACCTACGATAGCTTCTGCTACGTGCTCTACTGCAATCATATTGGTCCCGCCCTTGGGGAAAAAAATGAATTTACCTTTAATAAACCGGTCCAACAGTACCTCTTTCCATAAAGGTGTGCGGTTAGGCATGGATCCGAATATGTAGGGAAGCTCTAAAATAACTACCGCCATCTGGTCTTTGCCGGCAGCAATGGTTTTTTCTGCCTGCTCCACCCGGCACCTGATATAGGGGTGGCGGGTGCTTAATTTTTTCTCAGGCCATATCCGGTCAAAATAAGCAAAATAGGAATTGAGTATGACCATTTTTTTAACTTTAGCTTTACGGGCAGCTATAGCTACTTTTTCTACTGCATCTACCAGCCTGGCCCTAAAAAATTCATAGGAGGGTGCGGGAGGGGTAATCCTGTCATCTGGGCCTACTGCATATATCATGGAATCATAACCGGTAAAATATTGTTGAAGCTGATCACTGGAAAGCTCAAAAACATCTCCATAGTTTACCTTTACCTGGGTGGGGTACCAATCACCCAGCCGTACATCATCGATAGCTAATGCATCTGCCTGGTGCCCCCTTTTTAGGGCTTCCAGCAGGGAGTGGTAACCCAAGAAGCCGGTGCCGCCCACTATCATTATTTTCATTTACATCTTCCTTATTTAAGTTTTAACCAAACATCATCCACTATATATTATTTAGGCCAATAATTAAAAATTAATTTATACCGTAAACCCTTAAAAACAGTTTATATAAATATTATCCAGGTCTGATACAAGAATTTAAGCAGGAAAATAATTAGTCTTGCAATATAATAAGGGCATAGTAAAATATATCATATAAACAAATAATATCATGTAAATAAAATAAAAGTGAGGTTCATATGGCCCCTGAAGGCAAAAAGTTTTATGGTTCAGTAACAGTAAGTGAAAGAGGACAGATAGCCATACCGGTAGAAGCCCGGAAAGATTTTGACATTAAACCGGGTCAAAAACTGCTGGTATTTGGCGATATGGAAAGGGGCATAGGCATTGCCACTGTATCCATAATCCAAAAAAATATGGAAGGAACCATGGATTTTTTCCAGGAATTAGGGCCCCAGATTGATAATAAGGATGATAAAAAATTAAAAGGCAGGGGTAAACATAAATGAGTACAGCAATAAGGGTGGAAAACATAAAAAAAACGCTGGGCAAAAGGGAAATATTAAAAGGTATCAGTTTTGAGGTAAGCAAGGGAGATATATTTGGTTACCTGGGACCTAATGGAGCAGGTAAGACCACGACCATAAGGGTGCTGCTGGGCTTGTTTAAAGCTGATGGGGGAAAACTTGAGATTTTAGGACATGATATTACTGAAGGTCATGTACGCAGGCAAATTGGTTTTGTGCTGGATGCCGACGGTCTTTATGATCATATGACTGCAGAAGAAAACATATACTACTATGCCCGGATCTATGGTTTGGCCAAAGATGAAAACCGGATGTTTGAAGTTTTGGATATGGTTAAGCTAAGGTCCAGGTCCAAAGACCGGGTGGGTACTTATTCCCGGGGGATGAGGCAGAGGCTGGCTTTAGCCCGGGCTATGGTGCATAATCCTCAAATTCTAATACTGGATGAGCCCACTTCGGGAGTAGATCCCTCTGGACAAATAGAGGTAAGGCAGATCATGTTAGATTTAGCCCATCAGCAAAACAAAACCATATTCTTAAGTTCCCATAACCTGGACGAGGTGCAAAGAATTTGTAACCGGATAGCTTTAATTGACCGGGGAGAAATAAAGCTGTACGGAGAGCTGGAAAGCCTTCGCCAGGACATGGAAGACAAAAGGGTGTATATAGAAGTGTCACCAGGGTTTTCAAGCCAGGCCATAGAAGAGTTAAAAGAATTAGAACCCTTAGGGCTGCAGGATATAAAGGGTTGTAGTCTTGTATTTGCTCCTGGTCCGGGCACCGGAGTATCTGATATCATATCAGCCCTGTCAGCACGGGGCTTAAGGATTGAGCAGGCTGTAAAAAAAGAAGCTTCTTTAGAAGAAATATATTCATCCATCTTAAAAGAAACTGAGCCATCATGAGAAACATATTGCTGGTAGCTGCCCAAAGTATAAAAAATAACTTGAAATTCAAGGTTTTGACTGTGGTGTTTTTAACGGTAACGGTAATGATAGCGGTAGGTCTGGCCTTAATTTTCTGCCTACTTCTACTTGGTCCTGCCCTAAAGTCGGGACAGTCCGATTTTAAGCAGCTGGCTGGATACCTTAGCATTATTATGTATTCCACTTGCTTTATCGGCCTAGGCATTAATATGAATGTTTATTCTTACCAATCCATGACCAGGGAAAAGGCAGGGGGACAGGTTGAGTCGCTGTTGGTTACCCCGTTACAAATAAAGGATATCTGGATAGGTAAGAGCCTGGCTGTTTTTTTGCCGGGAATGGTGCTGGGAGATGTGATGGCCGTAATTGCACTGCTGGTAGTAAATTATATTTATCTGGTACCCGCAGTGGGGTTTGTGTATACTCACTGGATGGGATTGAGCAGTTTTCTGCTGCTTCCCCTCATTTATTTTGGTTTAAGCCTGCTAAGCCATATCATGGGGCTTGCAGGTAAACCAGCCAGCGGCAATCTATTAGGCCAGATATTCTTGCCCCTTGGCCTCAATTTAGCCATCAATGTAGTAACCAGGGGATGGCTGGATGCTTCTTCCTGGATTTTTGCTGCAGCCAATATAGGACTGATTTTAACCTTAGCCCTGATAATTTTAATAACCCGGTTTCGCCTTACTGCTGAAAGAATAGTATTGTCCATATAGGAGAATGATGTGCATAGAATAAAAGTTATCTTTTTAAGTGATTTCAGGCAACTGAGGCAAACCAAGGCTTTTCTTATAGTATGTTTACTGTTAGGGGCATTTACAGCCATAGCTGCTGCAATATTGGGAGTTACGCTTAGAAAGATGGAATTTTTGCCTACCACGGAAGCAGCACCCATCCTGGAACTTATAACCGGGTTAGTATCTTATTTTATGCCTCTATTGGTACTAATGACCTTTATTTGGTCTTTTTTTAACCTGACCATACTAAAGGAAAAAATCGATGGAAGCCTACAGTCCTTGTTAGCCACCCCTATACGCCCTTGGGAATTATGGATAGCTAAAAGCATGGCTATATTTGTGCCGGGATACCTGTTTGCAGCTATATCCACCCTCATATTACTGTGGACCATAAACTTAACTGCAGCCATGCCTTTCCTGGGTTATTATATAATGCCTGCCTCTTTGATGTGGCTGGGCTTTATTGTAAACCCTTTGCTGCTACTGGCCATACAGCTGCTGGTAGTGATGCTGTCTTTAATCAATAATCCGGATATAGGTATTGCTCCTACTTTTTTAGTGGGATTTGGCTTAATGATGGGCATACCTTTAGGCATAGCTACCAAGGTTATTGACCTGGCCTCCCGCACTTTTTGCTTATACTACCTGTTAGCAGCAGTGGTGCTGCTTGCGGTAAACTTGTTTCTCTGCCTGCTTTTGACCAAAGAGAATATAATTCTATCCGGCAAGGGAAGCTAGCCCTTCCAGCAATTCTAAACTTGCTTGGTAGCCACAAAGGCTTCAATGGCCTTACTCATGAAAGCTGCTAATCCCTGGCCATACTTATCGATATTTTTGGTAAACCGGGCATCAGAAACATAAGCCTGGCCCAATCCTGCCAATACATCCAGGCTGCAGTCATAATAATATTTGGATATATGCTGCTGCCAGCGGGAAATGAGGTCCATAACCTCTTTGCTGTCCGGCGGCCTATCCATTTTGGCTGCCAGGCCAAGGTAGATATGCTCTGCCTCACTGTTAATCCTAGTCCAGTCGCTGCTGCTGTATTTTTTAGTTCTGGCCATGCTTTGCCGGTAGGCTTCGGTATGGCCCCACTTTTCTTCTGCTTCCTTTTGATACCTTTCCCTGGCAGCGTTAATCTCTTCTGTTCCAAATTCCTTAAAACTCATATCTAATTCTCCTTTCAGCCTTCTTTCTATAAGCTCTATTAATTTTTCCAGTCTTTTCTTCTTCAGCTCCAATACTTCAAGCTGCTGCCTTAAGGCAGCCTGTATATCGAAATCAGGGTTTTCCATTATTTTTTTTATCTGGTCCAGGCTAAATCCCATCTCTTTAAAAAATAGGATCTGCTGCAGCTTTTCTAAGTCCTGCTCCCCATATAACCTGTAGCCGGCAGTGGTAACCTGTTGCGGAACCAATAAACCGATGTGGTCATAATAATGTAGGGTACGCCTGCTTATGCCAGCCAATTTGGCTACCTGTTTTACTGTATTCATAAAACCTCAATTCTAACTAAGTGATTAGGGATATAATAAACTATTACCTTACGTTAATGTCAATACTATAGGTTTGATTTTAATTAGGTTACAGAAGTTATGCAGCAGGAAGCCTTACCACGGTAGAGGTGCCCCAGGAGGAAGTGCACTGGCGGTTGCCGGGCCGATGTGCATCCAGGCGGAGCCTGCCGTAAACCCGGTGCCACCATCCGGTAGGTACCAGGCCGCTTTTTACCGAAGAAAGGTATGGAATATAATGGCCTAACAGCCAAAGGGAGTTATGGTCATAACGGTCATAGCTTATTTCATCCTGTTTTAGAAGCCTGGTCAAAAATCTTATAAAGAAATCCTCTAGGGTAAAGCCTGTCTCCTGACAGTATGGCTGCTGTTGGAGCAAATCCATATACTCCCGGGGGGAGAGCCCAGTTTCCAGCTGTTTCCTGCCGGCTAAAGTTTTGGCTTTATCCTGGCGGGCCGTAAAGGGGCCTTCT
It includes:
- a CDS encoding DUF1858 domain-containing protein; this translates as MKKIYLNKSVYELTEEFPELIDILKEMGFLGVSNPVVRNTLGRKMTIPEGSKKQGKSLEEVLQALRGKGFEAINP
- the rsgA gene encoding ribosome small subunit-dependent GTPase A; this translates as MELKDLGFDFGFYQPYLSGRSELEAARVMSVAKNSYTVLGERTEVMAELSGKLLYGCSSHDEYPTVGDWVEVGYFNDGILAIIHQVLPRKSILKRKMAGGKVEYQLIAANLDTAFIIQSLDRDFNIARLERYLTMVNEADINPVVLFSKSDLVSAQDLTSMIFSIKNIGHEYHMIPFSNNTGAGLDQIKAIIEPKKTYCLLGSSGVGKTTLINNLIGSNQYLTKHVREKDGKGKHATTRRQLVVLEGGGLLIDTPGMRELGSIDADSGLSDTFRHVLSVAENCRFKDCTHTNEPGCAILEALGDGSLDKKHFNHYLKLNQEIQYNKMSYTEKRRKERKFGKMCKQIMKHNKKL
- a CDS encoding DUF4173 domain-containing protein, whose amino-acid sequence is MENIPELDKKKYWLLLWGLLIGVAFDIFFYGKTLGVSYPLFILLVLSVTALVFCRTYDLLNNWAWLWAVPILALSATFALYSNQVLKVLNFLIIPYLLIMMISVISGTNRSDWSDLRFLADMAIRVFMPIRYINMPFITLFNMQGHSQENKRKIFPRVAIGVLISIPILALVIWLLSSADIIFKGIFANIHFSRIIKHFLLILAITVYAICFYWALLKDFDGKDRSKYGKINWKKFIDPVILMTVLGLLNIVLGVFSAIQFKYLFGGQQYIQPSGFTYAEYARRGFFELVAVAVINFLIILIAVSFLKKESKKSSIAGKVLLSLLVVFTFVMLSSAFYRMFLYEQAYGFTYLRIFVQAFMVLLFFLFIINLVFIWHEPIALIKAYFITTLVVYIALNFANVDAIIAQNNITRYQATGQIDTEYLRGLSYDAVPYLEGLLDDEQAGTEIQDYFNQKHEDLKAQDVWQSLNYSRFRASNIIGRHVK
- a CDS encoding sulfite exporter TauE/SafE family protein, translating into MSYIFICLTALAVSALTLFSGFGLGTLLMPAFALFFPLPLAIAATAVVHLANNIFKVVLVGKKADWKVVLKFALPGAAAAMLGAWLLNRWSNLPPLLSYTLGNNVYEMGLIKAVVGLLLIGFALLDIIPKFKNISFGRKYLSLGGFISGFMGGLTGIQGALRSAFLIKTGLSKEAFIGTGTVSAVIVDIARLIVYGFAFYTMQFEAISNNLYGLVAAAAAAAFIGSFIGVRLVKKVTFRVIQLIVGSMIILVGIGIILGLI
- a CDS encoding methyltransferase domain-containing protein produces the protein MDIWKYYAITHHKHDICNPMYGYKLDKLLKLLDLKPGSRVLDIGCGKGEVLIRLAEMYGISGIGIDASPYFIKDCRQKKEARVPSADIEFLEMEGASYSNEANELFGLTACIGASFAYGGLANTITALKKMTRPKGLILIGEPYWLQEPDPQYLKQSGLGKEDISTHLGNIESAQKQGLACIYTMVSNKDDWDHYETLQWWSTIDYMESNPDDKDNAELTEKLSKTKYEYLSYGRDTVNWAIYVFKRQ
- a CDS encoding SDR family NAD(P)-dependent oxidoreductase gives rise to the protein MAINRNNEYLSSAACVSLTGCRALVTGAASGIGEAICCRFARSGADLLMIDINQKGLEKVKASLSSCEVEIETHVLDLSRKAAIDDFWESRKNHKPNILVNNSGIYPAKRYLDVDQEFYQQILNVNLSSAFWMCQDFIKARENRGGIIVNVSSIEAVTPFKEDMVHYSVSKSGVYALTRSLAHDYGKRGFRVNGIVPGVIKTPGIYQQAKAALKKMNLGLLKSGFKYKSRLAVGRLGQPDEIAKVVLFLCSDLASYVQGAMIPVDGGFLSS
- a CDS encoding NAD(P)H-binding protein; amino-acid sequence: MKIMIVGGTGFLGYHSLLEALKRGHQADALAIDDVRLGDWYPTQVKVNYGDVFELSSDQLQQYFTGYDSMIYAVGPDDRITPPAPSYEFFRARLVDAVEKVAIAARKAKVKKMVILNSYFAYFDRIWPEKKLSTRHPYIRCRVEQAEKTIAAGKDQMAVVILELPYIFGSMPNRTPLWKEVLLDRFIKGKFIFFPKGGTNMIAVEHVAEAIVGALEKGEHGARYPIGDENHTFNQMLQMMMSAIGEKKKIVNIPRFLAVQAGAMIERGFKKNGLEGGLDARFLMKDIMTDYLYFDPEPSIKKLGYGRGGIPEAIVKTMKACYPEKFKY
- a CDS encoding AbrB/MazE/SpoVT family DNA-binding domain-containing protein is translated as MAPEGKKFYGSVTVSERGQIAIPVEARKDFDIKPGQKLLVFGDMERGIGIATVSIIQKNMEGTMDFFQELGPQIDNKDDKKLKGRGKHK
- a CDS encoding ABC transporter ATP-binding protein, with protein sequence MSTAIRVENIKKTLGKREILKGISFEVSKGDIFGYLGPNGAGKTTTIRVLLGLFKADGGKLEILGHDITEGHVRRQIGFVLDADGLYDHMTAEENIYYYARIYGLAKDENRMFEVLDMVKLRSRSKDRVGTYSRGMRQRLALARAMVHNPQILILDEPTSGVDPSGQIEVRQIMLDLAHQQNKTIFLSSHNLDEVQRICNRIALIDRGEIKLYGELESLRQDMEDKRVYIEVSPGFSSQAIEELKELEPLGLQDIKGCSLVFAPGPGTGVSDIISALSARGLRIEQAVKKEASLEEIYSSILKETEPS
- a CDS encoding MerR family transcriptional regulator, which codes for MNTVKQVAKLAGISRRTLHYYDHIGLLVPQQVTTAGYRLYGEQDLEKLQQILFFKEMGFSLDQIKKIMENPDFDIQAALRQQLEVLELKKKRLEKLIELIERRLKGELDMSFKEFGTEEINAARERYQKEAEEKWGHTEAYRQSMARTKKYSSSDWTRINSEAEHIYLGLAAKMDRPPDSKEVMDLISRWQQHISKYYYDCSLDVLAGLGQAYVSDARFTKNIDKYGQGLAAFMSKAIEAFVATKQV